Proteins encoded in a region of the Mucilaginibacter sabulilitoris genome:
- the smc gene encoding chromosome segregation protein SMC, producing MQLTRLEIKGFKSFGDKITINFNEGVTAIVGPNGCGKSNVVDSIRWVLGEQSTRMLRSEKMDNVIFNGTKSRKSANLAEVSLTFDNTKNVLPTDYSQVTLTRKLYRTGESEYRLNDVQCRLKDITDLFLDTGIGSDSYSIIELRMIDEIITNKEGSRRNLFEEASGISKYKLRKKQTFSKLKDTEADLERVEDLLFEIEKNLKTLENQAKKTERYYRIKEQYKTLSIMLASFRIVSFSESLKKIEEQEQKQKAEKGGIVAQIDALEATLQQQKLDSITKEKNLSVQQKTTNEFISKIRAYESEKKIKNEQLKFQQDKEARLGEELDRDKNQLNHVLYNIKRLSEEKATEDENLQVIQSKVTDLKEAVDELRQQQGSARNELNELTNINTRLQNQAYKAEKDIDILQIQQQALEQESQRNMEDTTNKEVELSHFNQVVAELQARKETLDDEYQSSLEAENKLKEQITATDTELTEVKDAIIKESRKLDAKQNEYNLTKSMVDNLEGFPESIRFLKKNTDWAKNAPLFSDVLFCREEFRVAIENYLEPLMNHYVVESYDEAIKAINLLSTSSRGRAHFFILDNYAEVSPANPAFENAGAVSALKVIEVDKRYNNLCNHLLKDVYLIDDDKDHQINNAALPDGVVLIGKSGKFNKSKHTMAGGSVGLFEGKRIGRAKNLENLAKEIKNIENQVNGLKTRSDALQNQLTALKASTKAAELNEQQQILNRLNTELITVKTRQEQYQTFIENSLNRKEDIARKIASIAEEMQNLQPLLAELKTQKQIQNDLLVEKQAAFNELNEYVSVQSNAYNQENIRFHQQQNKVSGLVKDLDYRDTQQESLEARIKQNSAEFEQVKIAIQENLKQADNSDEGLLEMYEQKEALEKATQQAEQEYYQWRGIITENENETTALRRKKDNSEVIENELREERNNLKLELNALKERLSVEFNIDIEELPETETPADENEHDLREKAEKLKRQLDDFGAINPMAVEAYNEMNERYTFIQAQKKDLSEAKASLLATIQEIDDTAKEKFMTAFIMVRENFIKVFRSLFNEEDSCDLVLTDPQHPLESDIDIIAKPKGKRPLSINQLSGGEKTLTATAILFSLYLLKPAPFCIFDEVDAPLDDTNIDKFNNIIRTFSKDSQFIIVSHNKRTIASTDVIYGVTMVEQGISRVVPVDLRELAD from the coding sequence ATGCAGCTTACCCGCTTAGAAATCAAGGGCTTTAAGAGTTTTGGAGATAAGATCACCATTAATTTTAATGAGGGTGTAACTGCTATTGTAGGGCCAAATGGCTGTGGAAAATCAAATGTGGTCGACTCTATCCGGTGGGTTTTGGGCGAACAGAGCACCCGTATGCTCCGCTCCGAGAAAATGGACAACGTTATTTTCAACGGGACCAAAAGCCGTAAATCGGCCAACCTTGCTGAAGTTTCCCTTACTTTTGATAATACCAAAAATGTACTGCCAACTGATTATTCACAGGTAACGCTAACCCGTAAGCTTTATCGTACCGGCGAAAGCGAATACCGTCTTAACGACGTACAATGTCGATTGAAGGATATTACCGATCTTTTCCTGGATACAGGTATTGGTTCCGACTCCTACTCTATTATCGAGCTACGGATGATAGATGAGATCATCACCAATAAAGAAGGCTCGCGCCGTAATTTATTTGAAGAGGCATCGGGCATATCCAAATATAAGCTCCGTAAAAAACAAACTTTTAGTAAGCTAAAAGATACAGAGGCCGATTTGGAACGCGTGGAAGACCTGCTTTTCGAGATAGAAAAGAACCTGAAAACGCTGGAGAACCAGGCCAAAAAAACCGAACGTTATTACCGCATCAAGGAGCAATACAAAACGCTCAGTATCATGCTGGCTTCGTTCCGCATCGTATCGTTCAGCGAATCGTTAAAGAAGATTGAGGAGCAGGAGCAAAAGCAAAAAGCAGAAAAAGGAGGCATTGTAGCCCAAATTGATGCTTTAGAAGCTACCCTGCAGCAGCAAAAACTGGATAGTATTACCAAAGAGAAAAATCTTTCGGTTCAGCAAAAAACCACTAACGAATTTATTTCAAAGATCAGGGCTTACGAAAGTGAGAAAAAGATCAAGAACGAACAGCTCAAATTTCAACAGGATAAGGAAGCACGCCTGGGCGAAGAGCTTGATCGCGATAAAAACCAGCTTAACCACGTGCTGTATAATATCAAGCGTCTTTCGGAAGAGAAAGCCACGGAAGATGAAAACCTGCAGGTTATCCAGAGCAAAGTAACCGATCTGAAAGAAGCGGTTGACGAACTGAGGCAGCAACAGGGATCGGCACGTAACGAGCTGAATGAGCTAACCAATATCAATACCCGTCTGCAAAACCAGGCTTACAAAGCCGAAAAGGATATTGATATACTGCAGATACAGCAACAGGCGTTGGAACAGGAAAGCCAGCGCAACATGGAGGATACCACCAACAAAGAGGTGGAGCTTTCGCACTTTAACCAGGTAGTTGCCGAGCTGCAAGCCCGAAAGGAAACCCTTGATGATGAGTACCAATCATCGCTGGAAGCTGAGAATAAGCTCAAAGAACAGATCACTGCCACCGATACCGAGCTTACAGAAGTTAAGGATGCCATTATTAAAGAAAGCCGTAAGCTCGACGCCAAACAAAACGAATATAACCTTACCAAAAGCATGGTCGACAATCTGGAAGGTTTTCCGGAGTCGATTCGCTTTTTGAAAAAAAATACCGACTGGGCTAAAAACGCCCCCTTATTCAGCGACGTACTGTTTTGCCGTGAGGAATTCCGTGTAGCCATTGAAAACTACCTGGAACCACTCATGAACCACTATGTGGTTGAAAGCTATGACGAGGCCATAAAGGCCATTAATCTACTGAGCACGTCTTCACGGGGAAGGGCGCATTTTTTTATCCTTGACAATTATGCCGAAGTATCGCCTGCTAATCCCGCTTTTGAAAACGCGGGCGCGGTATCTGCACTAAAAGTAATTGAAGTTGATAAGCGCTACAATAACCTTTGTAATCACCTGTTAAAAGATGTTTACCTGATTGATGATGATAAAGACCATCAGATAAATAATGCCGCATTACCAGATGGCGTGGTTTTGATTGGCAAAAGCGGCAAGTTCAATAAATCAAAACATACCATGGCTGGCGGTTCGGTGGGTTTGTTTGAGGGCAAAAGGATTGGTCGTGCCAAGAACCTCGAAAATTTGGCCAAAGAGATCAAGAACATTGAAAATCAGGTTAATGGCTTAAAAACCCGGTCAGACGCGTTACAGAACCAGCTTACGGCTTTAAAGGCATCAACCAAGGCAGCCGAGCTAAATGAACAGCAGCAGATTCTGAACCGCTTAAATACCGAACTGATCACGGTTAAAACCCGACAGGAACAATATCAAACGTTTATTGAAAACAGCCTTAACCGCAAGGAAGATATTGCCCGCAAAATTGCCTCCATTGCCGAGGAAATGCAAAACCTGCAACCCTTGCTTGCCGAGCTTAAAACTCAGAAACAAATTCAAAACGATCTGCTGGTTGAGAAACAGGCAGCCTTTAATGAGTTGAATGAGTACGTTTCTGTACAATCAAACGCTTACAACCAGGAAAATATCCGCTTCCATCAGCAGCAAAACAAAGTGTCAGGTCTGGTAAAAGATCTTGACTACCGCGATACCCAGCAGGAAAGCCTGGAAGCCCGCATTAAACAAAACAGCGCTGAATTTGAACAGGTAAAAATAGCCATACAGGAAAACCTTAAACAGGCCGATAACTCCGACGAGGGATTACTGGAAATGTACGAGCAAAAAGAAGCGCTTGAAAAAGCAACTCAACAGGCCGAACAGGAATATTATCAATGGCGCGGAATCATTACCGAAAACGAAAATGAAACAACCGCCCTGCGCCGGAAAAAAGATAACAGCGAAGTTATTGAGAACGAATTAAGAGAAGAACGTAATAACCTTAAGCTGGAACTAAATGCGCTGAAAGAGCGACTTTCGGTTGAGTTTAATATTGATATTGAAGAGCTGCCCGAAACAGAAACACCTGCCGATGAAAACGAGCATGACCTGCGCGAGAAAGCCGAAAAGCTAAAAAGACAACTGGACGACTTTGGCGCCATTAACCCAATGGCTGTTGAGGCATACAACGAGATGAATGAGCGTTATACCTTTATACAAGCGCAAAAAAAGGATCTGAGCGAAGCAAAAGCATCTTTACTGGCAACCATACAGGAAATTGACGATACCGCGAAGGAAAAGTTCATGACTGCCTTTATTATGGTACGTGAAAACTTCATCAAGGTATTCCGTTCCCTTTTTAATGAGGAGGATTCATGCGACCTCGTACTGACTGATCCGCAGCACCCGCTCGAATCGGATATTGATATTATTGCCAAGCCAAAAGGTAAACGCCCTTTATCTATAAACCAGCTATCAGGCGGCGAAAAAACGCTTACCGCAACAGCAATCCTCTTTTCGCTTTACCTGCTTAAACCTGCGCCGTTCTGTATTTTTGATGAGGTTGACGCGCCGCTTGATGATACCAATATTGATAAGTTTAATAACATTATCCGCACCTTTTCCAAAGACTCGCAATTCATCATCGTGTCACATAATAAAAGAACCATAGCCAGTACCGATGTAATTTACGGAGTGACTATGGTTGAGCAAGGTATATCGCGCGTTGTCCCTGTGGATCTGCGGGAACTGGCAGATTAA
- a CDS encoding PhzF family phenazine biosynthesis protein — MTIPIYQADAFTDKLFGGNPAAICPLTEWLPDEVMQKIAIENNLAETAFLVKTGNGYKLRWFTPEYEIDLCGHATLASAHILFTELGFEGDAIHFETVKAGTLIVKKDGDKYTMDFPSRPPIPIEPPMGLKEALGEKEPVAYLRSRDYFLVYETEQDVRDISPDFFALSKMDTVGIIVTARGDNSDFVSRFFAPGAGIPEDPVTGSAHCNLIPYWAKILGKNSLHAYQISARRGELWCELKGDRVLMSGKAVTYLKGEISVAL; from the coding sequence ATGACAATACCCATATATCAGGCCGACGCATTTACAGATAAACTTTTTGGGGGCAACCCCGCCGCTATTTGCCCACTTACCGAATGGCTCCCTGACGAGGTTATGCAAAAGATAGCTATAGAAAACAACCTCGCTGAAACTGCCTTTCTGGTAAAAACCGGCAACGGTTATAAATTACGCTGGTTTACACCCGAATATGAAATTGACCTTTGCGGCCATGCCACCCTGGCATCGGCACATATATTATTTACCGAACTGGGCTTTGAGGGCGATGCCATCCATTTTGAAACCGTCAAGGCCGGAACACTTATTGTAAAAAAAGATGGCGATAAATACACCATGGATTTCCCGTCGAGGCCGCCTATTCCTATCGAACCGCCAATGGGGTTGAAAGAAGCTCTTGGCGAAAAAGAGCCGGTGGCTTATTTAAGATCAAGGGATTACTTTTTAGTTTATGAAACGGAGCAGGATGTTAGGGATATTTCACCAGATTTTTTTGCACTCTCCAAGATGGATACCGTTGGCATAATTGTAACCGCCCGTGGAGATAATTCAGATTTTGTATCGCGTTTCTTCGCCCCCGGAGCAGGCATCCCGGAAGACCCGGTTACCGGTTCGGCACACTGCAACCTCATACCCTACTGGGCAAAAATACTGGGCAAGAACAGTCTTCATGCCTACCAGATCTCTGCCCGCCGGGGAGAACTCTGGTGCGAACTCAAAGGCGACCGGGTGCTCATGAGCGGTAAAGCCGTCACCTATTTAAAGGGAGAGATCAGCGTGGCACTGTAA
- the nfi gene encoding deoxyribonuclease V (cleaves DNA at apurinic or apyrimidinic sites) has translation MQPSQYEHLTPAQAIAYQHDLRRQINLSPLDKPIQTVGGADISFNKYSEVVYAGIVLFNYPELKVIGTATAISKTKFPYISGLLAFREVPALLDAWNKLEVKPDLMVLDGQGIAHERRTGIATHFGLVTNTPSIGSAKSRLTGRYDEPGNHLFDQSPMYDKGEVIGIALRSKPNCNPIYISPGHRVSMEQSVQIIKNCIRGYRIPEPTRQAHLLVNKIRIDDGQNLNQQFTLFD, from the coding sequence ATGCAACCGTCCCAATACGAGCATCTTACACCTGCACAAGCTATTGCTTACCAGCATGACTTACGCAGGCAGATCAATCTATCCCCACTTGATAAACCTATTCAAACCGTAGGTGGTGCCGATATATCTTTCAATAAATACTCAGAGGTAGTATATGCAGGAATTGTATTATTCAACTATCCTGAACTGAAAGTAATAGGTACCGCAACAGCCATCTCCAAAACAAAATTTCCTTATATATCTGGCTTGCTTGCCTTTCGTGAAGTACCAGCATTACTTGACGCCTGGAATAAGCTGGAAGTAAAACCAGACCTAATGGTGTTGGATGGCCAGGGCATAGCCCATGAGCGCCGTACAGGCATCGCCACCCACTTTGGGCTTGTTACCAACACACCGTCTATCGGCAGCGCCAAAAGTCGCCTTACAGGCCGTTATGATGAGCCCGGCAACCATCTTTTCGATCAAAGCCCAATGTATGACAAGGGCGAGGTTATAGGCATAGCCTTGCGCAGTAAACCAAACTGCAATCCTATTTACATCTCCCCGGGGCACCGCGTAAGCATGGAGCAAAGTGTACAGATCATTAAAAACTGTATTAGGGGTTACCGCATACCCGAACCTACCCGCCAGGCACATCTGTTGGTCAATAAAATAAGAATAGATGACGGACAAAACTTAAATCAACAATTCACTTTGTTTGATTGA
- a CDS encoding sigma-70 family RNA polymerase sigma factor yields MRQLKITQSITNRESQSLDKYLHEIGKVDLITAEEEVILAQKIREGDQAALERLTKTNLRFVVSVAKQYQNQGLTLGDLINEGNLGLIKAAKRFDETKGFKFISYAVWWIRQSILQAIAEQSRIVRLPLNQVGSLSKISKAFSKLEQEYEREPSPEELADILETTVDKISDTLSNSGRHVSMDAPFVQGEENTLLDVLENQEPNTDSILINESLSEEIKRSLSTLTEREREIIVLFFGLGTNHPLSLEEIGEKFNLTRERVRQIKDKALQRLRHTSRSKILKSYLG; encoded by the coding sequence ATGAGACAACTCAAAATAACGCAATCCATTACCAATCGCGAGTCGCAGTCGCTGGATAAATATCTTCACGAGATTGGTAAAGTTGATCTGATAACTGCTGAAGAAGAAGTAATATTAGCCCAAAAAATACGCGAAGGTGACCAGGCGGCTTTGGAACGTTTAACCAAAACCAACCTGCGCTTTGTTGTATCTGTAGCTAAACAATATCAAAACCAGGGTTTAACACTCGGCGATTTAATTAACGAAGGAAACTTAGGTTTAATTAAGGCTGCCAAGCGTTTTGACGAAACCAAAGGTTTTAAATTCATATCATACGCCGTTTGGTGGATCCGTCAGTCTATTCTGCAGGCCATTGCCGAACAATCGCGCATTGTACGTTTACCTTTAAACCAGGTAGGCTCTTTAAGCAAAATCAGCAAGGCGTTTTCAAAGTTGGAGCAGGAGTACGAGCGCGAACCATCGCCCGAGGAACTTGCCGACATACTGGAAACCACCGTTGATAAGATCTCCGACACCTTAAGCAATTCCGGCCGCCATGTATCTATGGATGCCCCGTTTGTACAGGGTGAAGAAAATACCCTGCTCGACGTACTCGAAAACCAGGAACCTAATACCGATTCGATATTAATTAACGAGTCGTTATCTGAAGAAATCAAACGTTCACTTTCAACGCTTACCGAGCGCGAACGTGAAATTATTGTATTATTCTTCGGCCTGGGCACCAATCATCCGCTTTCATTAGAAGAGATTGGCGAGAAATTTAACCTTACCCGTGAACGTGTACGCCAGATCAAAGACAAGGCCCTGCAACGCCTGCGTCACACTTCAAGGAGCAAAATATTAAAATCGTATTTAGGTTAA
- a CDS encoding MBL fold metallo-hydrolase, which translates to MKLHTIDTGFFKLDGGAMFGVVPKTIWNKTNPADENNMCTWAMRCLLVEDGNRLILIDTGIGNKQDEKFFSYYYLHGDATIDKSLAALGFHRDDITDVFLTHLHFDHVGGAVSREGDKLIPAFKNAVYWSNPQHWDWAINPNDREKASFLKENILPIQQSGQLKFIEATDGVKFTDNFHVRFVYGHTDAMMLPLINYKDKNILYMADLLPSVGHLPLPYVMAYDMFPLKTLSEKKLFLTEAVEKEYILYLEHDPINECCTLQQTEKGIRVKDVFKLNEF; encoded by the coding sequence ATGAAGCTCCATACAATAGATACCGGTTTTTTTAAATTAGATGGCGGGGCCATGTTTGGTGTAGTACCCAAAACCATCTGGAACAAAACCAACCCTGCCGATGAAAATAATATGTGTACCTGGGCCATGCGCTGCCTGTTGGTGGAAGACGGTAACCGCCTCATATTAATTGACACCGGCATTGGTAATAAGCAGGATGAAAAGTTTTTCAGTTATTATTATTTGCACGGAGATGCTACTATCGATAAATCCTTAGCTGCCCTGGGTTTTCATCGTGATGATATTACCGATGTGTTTTTAACACATTTGCATTTTGACCACGTGGGCGGTGCGGTGTCAAGGGAAGGCGACAAGCTTATCCCCGCTTTTAAGAACGCGGTTTACTGGAGCAACCCCCAACACTGGGACTGGGCAATAAACCCTAACGATCGTGAAAAGGCTTCCTTTTTAAAGGAAAACATATTACCGATACAACAAAGCGGGCAATTAAAATTTATTGAGGCTACAGACGGGGTGAAATTTACCGACAACTTTCATGTAAGGTTTGTATATGGGCATACCGACGCCATGATGTTGCCGCTTATCAACTACAAGGACAAAAACATACTTTACATGGCCGATCTGCTGCCATCTGTAGGGCACCTGCCGCTTCCATACGTAATGGCTTATGACATGTTTCCTTTAAAAACGCTGTCAGAAAAGAAACTATTTTTAACCGAAGCCGTAGAAAAAGAGTATATCCTTTACCTGGAACATGACCCTATAAATGAATGCTGTACATTACAACAAACCGAAAAGGGAATCAGGGTAAAAGATGTATTTAAGTTAAATGAGTTTTAA
- the lpdA gene encoding dihydrolipoyl dehydrogenase: MDYDLIVIGSGPGGYVAAIRASQLGLKTAIIEKESLGGICLNWGCIPTKALLKSAQVFEYITHAADYGVNINGTGEVNFEAMIKRSRGVADGMSKGVQFLMKKNKIDVIVGFGKLKSKGVVEVKSNDGSTKDITAKHIILATGGRSRELPNLKQDNKKVIGYRQAMILPQQPKSMVVVGSGAIGIEFAYFYNSIGTKVTVVEYLDNIVPLEDEEVSKGLNRILKKQGINIMTSANVESVDTSGNLCKVNVKTATGVEVLEAEVVLSAVGISTNIEGIGLEENGVKTDKGKVLVDDFYRTNVEGVYAIGDIVKGQALAHVASAEGIICVEKIAGQNPEPLNYNNIPGCTYCSPEVASVGYTEKAAKEAGYEIKVGKFPFSASGKASAAGAKDGFVKVIFDAKYGEFLGAHMLGYNVTEMIAEVVTARKLEATGHEIIKSVHPHPTMSEAVMEAAAAAYGEVIHI; the protein is encoded by the coding sequence ATGGACTACGATTTAATTGTTATAGGATCAGGCCCGGGTGGTTATGTAGCGGCTATCCGTGCTTCCCAGCTCGGTTTAAAAACTGCCATTATTGAAAAAGAATCATTGGGAGGCATCTGCCTTAACTGGGGCTGTATCCCTACCAAGGCTTTGCTAAAAAGCGCGCAGGTATTTGAGTACATTACCCATGCTGCCGATTATGGCGTAAATATTAACGGTACAGGCGAAGTTAATTTTGAAGCTATGATAAAAAGAAGCCGCGGTGTAGCCGATGGCATGAGCAAAGGCGTTCAGTTTTTAATGAAAAAAAACAAGATTGATGTTATTGTTGGCTTTGGTAAATTGAAATCAAAAGGTGTTGTTGAAGTAAAAAGCAACGATGGCTCAACTAAAGATATTACAGCTAAACATATTATATTGGCTACAGGCGGTCGCTCACGCGAGTTACCAAACCTTAAGCAGGACAATAAAAAGGTTATCGGTTATCGTCAGGCAATGATATTGCCGCAGCAGCCTAAATCAATGGTGGTAGTAGGTTCGGGCGCCATAGGTATTGAGTTTGCCTATTTCTACAATTCAATAGGCACTAAAGTTACTGTTGTTGAATACCTGGACAATATTGTTCCGTTAGAGGATGAGGAAGTTTCAAAAGGACTAAACCGTATCCTTAAAAAACAAGGCATCAATATCATGACCAGCGCCAACGTTGAATCTGTTGATACCAGCGGCAATCTTTGCAAAGTAAATGTTAAAACCGCAACAGGTGTAGAAGTACTGGAAGCTGAGGTCGTTTTATCGGCCGTAGGTATATCAACCAATATTGAAGGTATTGGCCTTGAAGAAAACGGTGTTAAAACCGACAAAGGCAAAGTACTGGTTGATGATTTTTACCGCACTAACGTAGAAGGTGTTTATGCTATTGGCGATATTGTTAAAGGACAAGCCCTGGCACACGTTGCATCAGCCGAGGGTATTATCTGCGTAGAAAAAATCGCTGGTCAAAACCCTGAACCTTTAAACTATAACAACATTCCAGGCTGTACTTATTGCTCTCCGGAAGTTGCTTCTGTTGGTTATACTGAAAAAGCGGCTAAAGAAGCCGGTTATGAAATTAAAGTTGGTAAGTTCCCGTTCTCTGCATCGGGCAAAGCCAGCGCGGCCGGAGCTAAGGATGGTTTTGTAAAAGTGATATTTGATGCCAAATACGGCGAATTCCTGGGCGCTCACATGCTGGGTTATAACGTTACCGAAATGATTGCCGAAGTAGTTACCGCACGTAAGCTGGAAGCTACCGGTCACGAGATCATCAAATCGGTACATCCTCACCCAACCATGAGCGAAGCTGTAATGGAAGCAGCCGCTGCAGCTTACGGCGAAGTGATACATATTTAA